The following are encoded together in the Daucus carota subsp. sativus chromosome 5, DH1 v3.0, whole genome shotgun sequence genome:
- the LOC108219748 gene encoding protein NRT1/ PTR FAMILY 5.5, which translates to MASIVRVAVLIWADLLAWFSMWVMVNYLTNEWKMSPFHAAGIVNISEGTAAILSVVFAFFVDAFMGNYWMLLLSSVSYTIGLGLLFLSTPDFLSNSSHDTQKILLYTALPLIVVGIAGHMVSLAPFLDEQNTEKGRKFLYQLPGMIIVVIVGVAGAIALPHIKPWSIRFGVPAICTLGATLLFLSGSFSYKSGSPKGSSLTILFRVFVASATNMFKPLPTNTDQLYEHHGHGLRSLTRTPGLRCLDKAAIGPTTVEEQKQNKWRLCSITEVEETKAVIRMIPVWMTFIICGIVLSVGNTYFLEQANKMDRKVGKVNAPITSLLLVFILAKFIIPKLYTKIANPFGRYASPIGIAVAMIFSVLSCITAAIVERQRRKIIWNHGLLEKPNDKIPMTMFWLLPQYILLGAHEGIYKHSIASFFSGQAPRWITDKYRRSFSNGMLGLGIMSSVLSVYIVRKVSEMGGKTSWFQHTLNKSHLDYYYWTLAGLSAFNLVYYTVLACFYTYGDSKVEDVEVAHSEEVSASPAINNTQSLASTMVETSNLKLHAREMSDLAGFQIAYSSLLSPNRR; encoded by the exons ATGGCCTCTATTGTCAGAGTTGCTG TTTTGATATGGGCTGATTTGTTAGCTTGGTTTTCTATGTGGGTCATGGTTAATTACTTAACTAATGAATGGAAGATGAGTCCCTTTCATGCTGCTGGGATTGTGAACATCTCAGAAGGCACGGCTGCAATTTTGTCCGTGGTCTTTGCGTTCTTCGTCGATGCGTTCATGGGGAATTACTGGATGCTCTTGCTCTCAAGTGTTTCTTACACCATT GGTCTGGGGTTACTGTTTCTCTCAACACCAGATTTCCTCTCTAATAGCAGTCATGACACACAAAAAATTCTGTTGTACACAGCTCTACCTTTAATAGTTGTAGGAATAGCTGGTCACATGGTGTCTCTAGCACCATTTTTGGATGAGCAAAACACTGAGAAAGGTAGAAAATTTCTGTATCAACTACCCGGTATGATTATTGTGGTTATCGTTGGAGTAGCTGGGGCTATCGCACTTCCACATATAAAGCCTTGGTCAATCCGGTTTGGGGTTCCAGCCATATGTACTCTGGGGGCAACACTTCTGTTCTTGAGTGGTTCATTTTCGTACAAATCCGGGAGTCCAAAAGGCAGTTCATTAACAATCCTGTTCAGAGTTTTTGTTGCTTCTGCTACCAACATGTTTAAACCACTGCCAACTAATACTGATCAGCTGTACGAACACCATGGTCATGGTCTTCGCTCATTGACTCGTACTCCTGGCCTCAG GTGCTTAGACAAAGCTGCAATTGGTCCGACAACAGTTGAAGAACAAAAACAGAacaaatggagactttgcagtATAACAGAAGTTGAAGAAACCAAGGCTGTCATACGCATGATCCCTGTGTGGATGACATTCATTATTTGTGGTATAGTGCTTTCGGTTGGAAACACTTACTTTCTTGAGCAAGCAAACAAAATGGACCGTAAGGTTGGAAAAGTAAACGCGCCGATTACATCCTTGCTACTAGTTTTCATCTTGGCGAAGTTCATAATTCCTAAATTATATACAAAGATAGCAAATCCCTTTGGAAGATATGCTTCTCCAATCGGCATAGCTGTGGCAATGATATTTTCAGTACTGAGCTGTATCACGGCTGCAATAGTCGAGAGACAAAGacgaaaaattatttggaaccATGGTTTACTAGAAAAGCCAAATGACAAAATTCCAATGACAATGTTCTGGCTGCTTCCACAATATATCCTTCTTGGTGCACACGAAGGAATTTATAAGCACAGCATTGCCAGTTTCTTTTCTGGTCAGGCTCCACGGTGGATCACGGACAAATATCGACGATCTTTCAGTAATGGAATGCTAGGACTGGGGATAATGAGTAGTGTTTTATCAGTGTACATTGTGCGGAAAGTGAGTGAAATGGGTGGAaaaacaagttggtttcaacacACCTTGAACAAGAGTCATTTGGACTACTATTACTGGACGTTAGCAGGACTAAGTGCTTTTAATCTTGTTTATTACACAGTATTGGCATGCTTTTATACTTATGGGGACTCAAAAGTGGAAGACGTGGAAGTAGCACACAGTGAGGAAGTGTCTGCTTCACCAGCAATTAATAATACACAAAGTTTAGCTTCAACGATGGTTGAAACATCAAACCTAAAACTGCATGCCCGTGAAATGAGTGACCTTGCAGGATTTCAAATTGCATATTCAAGTCTTCTCAGCCCAAATCGGAGATAA